Genomic segment of Tiliqua scincoides isolate rTilSci1 chromosome 1, rTilSci1.hap2, whole genome shotgun sequence:
CGCAGGTCCTTCTTGTTGGCCACCAGGATGATGGGCACGTTGGGGCAGAAGTGCTTCACCTCCGGCACCCACTTCTCGGGGATGTTCTCCAGGGAGTCTGGGCTGTCCACCGAGAAGCACATGAGGATCACGTCGGTGTCCGGGTAGGAGAGCGGGCGCAAGCGGTCGTAGTCCTCCTGGCCGGCCGTGTCCCACAGCGCCAGCTCCACCTGCTTGCCGTCCACCTCGATGTCGGCCACGTAGTTCTCGAAGACGGTGGGCACGTACACCTCCGGGAACTCGTCCTTGCTGAACACGATCAGCAGGCACGTCTTGCCGCACGCCCCGTCGCCCACCACCACCAGCTTCTTGCGGATCGCCGCCATGGCCAGGTTGGGGTGGtgggggtgctgctgctccagcagggagctggaagctgctgctgcctccgcccGCTTGCTACAGGGCACCGTGGCTGGCTAGCTGCAGGTGGGGAGGACCGGGAGAGCTGCCACTCCGCAAGCTGCAAGAGGTGGAGTGGCTGCGAAGGCAGGAGCGGGAGAGCTGCCACTCCACGCGCTCACAAGCTGTAAGAAGCACCGGGAGAGCTCCCGCTCCACGCGCGCTTTGCACCGGGTGCTGCGTGGAGCACTTGCTGGGCCACAGACTGGAGCAGGGAGCTGTCAACTGTCCGTCCGGGTGCAGGCTCTGCCCTTCTCAGGCTCTGTGGAGGAAAACGGGTGGCCGCTCCGCTCCCCCCCTGCAGAAGACCCCTTCCCTTCGCCCAGCCGCCTTCAAGAAGTCACGCCCAGGCACAGCGGAGGAAGGAAGACGCCGCAGCGAGGAACCCAATGCCTGGAGCTGCTCGTCTGCTGTGCCTTTAAAGAACCCCAACAACTCCCCGCGCCGCTGCCTGTGTTTCATTCCATCTACTAGCACGGCAACCGGAGGCTGCTATTTAAAGGGACCGGCGACTTTCTTAATATAGCTAGCCAATGGGAAGGGAAAGAGTGAGGTCATCCTTTGGAAGGAGGCGCCGGATTGGCAGGCGGCGCTGCAGGCTCTTGGGCTGGGCACGTTCGAAAGCCGACCAGAGCTCGCCCAGGGAGGagcctctcctgctgctgctgtcgcaaGTCATTGAGTTTTCGCGGGTGGAGCTGAGTCTgagagagaggaggaagtggAGACTGCCGGGGCTGGTTTGTCCCCCTCTGCAGGAAGCCGTGTCACTGTTTTCTAAACGCCCAGCTCAGTCCTGACTTGCtccctgaggctacaatcctatccacactttcctgggagtaaatcccattggctataatgggacttacttctaagtagacaggaatatgattgggctctgagactgcagggTTTTCAGGGTAATGTACTCTGTGGCGCAAGCCTTGgactgcaaacctatccacactttcctgggagtaagctccattgactctaatgggacgcACTTCTAAGCATAcaggcattggattgggccctaaggctgcacaatcctatccacactttcctaggcataagcaccattgactctaatgggttgtacttctgagtatacaggcataagattggCTCTACAgctgcacaatcctattcatgctttcctgggagtaagcttcattgaatttaatgggatgtacttctgagcagacaggcataggcaTAGGTCTGGGCTCTTCTTGGCACTCACCCCTCCACAACACTTCAGTGAGAGCAGCTGTGCTGATTCATTTGCAGAGGAGTTGCCAAACGTGGCTTAAATACACTTCAATCCTAggcagtgtctactcagaagcaagtcctgctgtagtcaatagggcttactcccaggtaagtgtggattgcaacCTTCCTGGTTCTTTAGTCGCCCATTACGATGTCCTCACTAACTGCACTTGGTCACTTGTTGCCATGTCCTTCAGCTCCAGGAGATTGCCTTCAAACTATTTACCTTTGAGTAGTTCCACTGAAGGCAATGAAACAGAAATAAGTGCAATACAAAAAATAGTTACAATCCCTAGTAATGGAAATattattttgtaagccgccttgaggacCCTTAAGTGGGACGGAAAGGTTGCAGATAAAttccttaaacaaacaaaaactctttTTTACATCTGGGGAGATTGTACATGTACAATGTGGTTGTACATGTATGCACAGCTTCATTGTCATGTTCTTGTTGATAATGGGTTTCTTTCTTTGGTGTTGAAAGAAAGGGTGACAACTGATGACAGgttgctgttttgccaaatcccaatccactgggccttgtaaaccagtccaatcaatcagagttgccaataagccaagttacaatccaaaatcaggttccaggtaggtcagtccaatccatcagggtatccaaatcaaagtccaaagccaaagtccagtcacaatccagtctgattcccaattccataaaccaagtcagtctcctctccaacctgcactccttcaaaacccaccaaaaacctttctgcctcaggtgctccctatatacctgagggatctccttatgctctagtggctgcagctgtgcagcatatcTCCAGCAActacctgggctttaatcctgcatttactcagagcaaggggcactgtggacaccataccctatctcctcgataatatcttccgcaattccaatacagttgCTTCAAGGAATGGAGAAGAAGCACATATCCCCAGTTATGATACTGTGCTCCAATGGAAGCATTCTCCTTCTACAGCAAAAATGTTGCATCACACATAGGATGAAGCCCAGCTCACTGATTGTGCAGGCAGTGCACGTACCAGCTTCATCATTTAGAGCACTCAACAGCACTGATCCTTTTCCCCCCCCATtcctctgcctgttccagcagcaaaacatcttttaaaaaaaaaatagaaagaaaaggcCACCCCCTGGGATCACCAGGTATTGACTGCCTAGACATAATAATTAAAGATGTGATGAAATGAAGCTCAGCTCCCTGGGGATTATTTAGAGAGGTCACCTACGGCCAGAAGTTTCccataaattttttaaaagaaattgtcATGCTTTTGTTTTACTTTTGATATGATGGGGCCAGATTCCGACTCCATATAtttactgcaatcctatacatattttcctaGAAGAAATGCAATGAGAATTACTTTAGAGTAGACTTGCAAAGAATTGCAGtgttaaaaacacaaacattaaacaacaatccttaaaaaaaatcaaattcaaagcAGCCACTGCATATTAAAAATACCCATCATATACAATGCTCAAAGCAAAAAGGCTATGGATACCATCCATAGTGTAATGGATAGGCCTTATAGCTCATTCTAAAGGCAAGGAGGGAAGTACAATCTTGAACCAAAGCTCTTTCCATTACACAAGGCTGTTGGAATGAAGGTCCTGTTCTtgagtgcaatcttatgcatgtctactcagaagtaagtcccattgagttcaataggatttactcccaggtaagtgtgtataagatttcaGCCCTATAAGATGATGTCCTTTCAGTGTAGTGTAGAGTGTGTGCCATTGTTGTTGAGAAGCTATAAGGGCCATCACAGACACCCATTTCCTGCTGCTcttgaaaatgaaaacaatacaTCTTATGTCACAGCAGTCTGAAACAACATTTTTTGTCTCACTGCCACTGAGGGGCGGGTTGTGCAAAGAGAAACACCTTTGCTTCTCTATGGTATTATCATCAGTTATTACTGTGCCTTTGAAGTTAATTCAATGATAGTTTATAGC
This window contains:
- the RHOB gene encoding rho-related GTP-binding protein RhoB — protein: MAAIRKKLVVVGDGACGKTCLLIVFSKDEFPEVYVPTVFENYVADIEVDGKQVELALWDTAGQEDYDRLRPLSYPDTDVILMCFSVDSPDSLENIPEKWVPEVKHFCPNVPIILVANKKDLRNDEHVRNELARMKQEPVRTEDGRAMAVRIQAYDYLECSAKTKEGVREVFETATRAALQKRYGTQSGCINCCKVL